In Exiguobacterium sibiricum 7-3, a genomic segment contains:
- a CDS encoding gluconeogenesis factor YvcK family protein, producing the protein MKWERKVVAIGGGTGLSTLLRGLKHYPLDITAIVTVADDGGSSGRLRTEFNMLPPGDIRNVIVSLSKSETLMDRIMQYRFETGEGLHGHSLGNLMLTAATQLCNGSFVEAIGVMGQLLNAEGKVYPATERTITLCAEFEDGTIVKGESLIPKVGKVIERIFLEEEDVRPVPEAIQAILDADVIVLGPGSLYTSVIPNVLIEEIRDAIKQSLAPVVYICNVMTQPGETTAFTANDHLNVLERFLGEGVIDTIIVNNESIDVSYLRKYQKDHADMVTYDESSFEEAGIEVLADDIVDYNHHFIRHDSDAVASLVMRKVLSIRRVRQFEGKEELT; encoded by the coding sequence ATGAAATGGGAACGGAAAGTCGTCGCCATCGGCGGAGGAACGGGCCTATCGACTCTTTTGCGCGGACTAAAACACTATCCGCTTGATATCACGGCCATCGTCACCGTCGCGGATGACGGCGGAAGTTCGGGCCGCTTGCGGACGGAATTCAACATGCTGCCGCCGGGCGATATCCGAAACGTCATCGTCTCCCTGTCGAAGTCCGAGACGTTGATGGACCGGATCATGCAATACCGCTTTGAGACGGGGGAAGGTCTGCACGGACACTCGCTCGGTAACTTAATGCTGACGGCTGCGACGCAGCTCTGTAACGGGTCATTCGTCGAAGCGATCGGTGTCATGGGACAACTCTTGAATGCCGAAGGGAAAGTCTATCCGGCGACGGAGCGGACGATTACGTTATGTGCCGAGTTTGAAGATGGAACGATCGTCAAAGGGGAATCCTTGATTCCGAAAGTCGGCAAAGTCATCGAACGGATTTTCCTCGAGGAAGAGGATGTCCGTCCTGTTCCGGAAGCGATTCAGGCGATTCTCGATGCCGACGTCATCGTCCTTGGTCCCGGCAGTCTCTACACGAGCGTCATTCCGAACGTCCTGATCGAGGAAATCCGCGATGCGATCAAACAATCGCTTGCGCCGGTCGTCTATATTTGTAACGTCATGACACAACCGGGTGAGACGACAGCCTTTACGGCAAATGATCACTTGAATGTCCTGGAACGATTCCTCGGTGAAGGGGTGATTGATACGATCATCGTCAACAACGAATCGATTGATGTCAGTTATCTGCGGAAGTACCAGAAGGATCATGCCGATATGGTGACCTATGATGAATCGAGTTTTGAAGAAGCAGGAATTGAAGTACTCGCGGACGATATCGTGGATTATAACCATCACTTCATCCGTCATGACTCAGATGCTGTCGCAAGCCTCGTCATGCGGAAAGTTCTATCCATCCGACGTGTACGTCAATTCGAAGGGAAGGAGGAACTGACGTGA
- the whiA gene encoding DNA-binding protein WhiA — MSFASEVKKELTQIAITDHEMKAELAALARMNGAISFGLGRGLTLDISTENASIARRIYSLLKRAYAVHLDLLVRKKMRLKKNNVYIVRVKQQADKILQDLGILGEGFTMIRSISDSILNDERRARAYLRGAFLAGGSLNNPATSSYHLEIFSLYEEHNAALRSLTNQFDLNAKAIERKKGHILYIKESEKISDFLKLVGATYSMLRFEDVRILKDMRNSVNRLVNCETANLNKTVGAALRQVENIKFLERTVGLDVLPDKLKEIAILRVTHQDVTLQELGEMVESGSISKSGINHRLRKIDQIADKMRNGESMTGSL, encoded by the coding sequence GTGAGTTTTGCATCAGAAGTCAAAAAAGAATTAACGCAAATCGCGATCACTGATCATGAAATGAAGGCGGAACTCGCCGCCTTGGCCCGGATGAACGGCGCGATCTCATTTGGGCTTGGACGTGGACTGACACTGGATATCTCGACGGAAAATGCATCGATTGCCCGCCGTATTTATTCCTTGCTCAAACGGGCCTATGCCGTCCATTTGGATTTACTTGTCCGGAAAAAGATGCGTCTGAAAAAAAATAACGTCTATATCGTCCGCGTCAAACAACAGGCGGATAAGATTCTACAGGATCTTGGGATTCTGGGAGAAGGATTTACGATGATCCGCTCGATCAGCGATTCGATTCTCAACGACGAACGGCGTGCACGGGCCTATCTGCGCGGTGCCTTTTTAGCCGGAGGATCGTTAAACAATCCGGCGACGTCCTCGTATCACCTGGAAATTTTCAGTCTGTACGAAGAACATAATGCCGCCTTGCGCAGCCTGACAAATCAATTTGATTTGAATGCGAAAGCAATCGAGCGAAAAAAAGGACATATTCTCTACATCAAGGAAAGTGAGAAGATTTCTGATTTTCTTAAGCTCGTCGGAGCGACGTATTCGATGTTACGCTTTGAAGATGTCCGGATCTTAAAAGACATGCGGAATTCGGTCAACCGGCTCGTCAACTGTGAGACGGCGAACCTGAATAAAACCGTCGGGGCGGCGTTACGCCAGGTCGAGAACATCAAGTTTCTCGAACGGACGGTCGGACTCGATGTCTTGCCGGACAAATTAAAAGAAATCGCCATTTTGCGGGTGACACACCAAGATGTGACCTTGCAGGAGCTCGGCGAGATGGTCGAGAGTGGTTCCATCTCGAAATCCGGGATCAATCATCGATTGCGCAAGATTGATCAAATTGCGGATAAAATGCGAAACGGGGAGTCGATGACCGGGTCTCTTTAG
- the clpP gene encoding ATP-dependent Clp endopeptidase proteolytic subunit ClpP produces the protein MLHTNHKEAKTMLIPTVIEQTNRGERAYDIYSRLLKDRIILLGSAIDDNVANSVVAQLLFLAAEDPDKEISLYINSPGGSITAGMAIYDTMNFIKPQVSTICIGMAASMGAFLLQAGAKGKRFALPNAEIMIHQPLGGTQGQASDIKIHAERIIKMREHLNKIMAENTGQPLEVIERDTERDNFMSAQTAADYGLIDRVMERA, from the coding sequence GTGCTACATACCAATCATAAGGAGGCAAAGACTATGTTAATTCCAACAGTCATCGAACAAACCAACCGCGGGGAACGTGCTTACGATATCTATTCACGTTTGCTCAAGGACCGTATCATCCTTCTCGGGAGCGCGATTGACGACAACGTCGCCAACTCAGTCGTTGCCCAGTTACTCTTCCTAGCAGCAGAAGATCCAGATAAAGAAATCTCGCTTTACATCAACAGTCCAGGTGGCTCAATCACAGCAGGTATGGCGATATACGATACGATGAACTTCATCAAACCACAAGTTTCAACGATTTGTATCGGAATGGCGGCTTCCATGGGTGCATTCTTGCTTCAAGCCGGCGCGAAAGGAAAACGTTTTGCCCTTCCTAACGCTGAAATCATGATTCACCAACCACTCGGTGGTACACAAGGTCAAGCATCGGACATCAAAATCCATGCGGAACGTATCATCAAAATGCGTGAACACTTAAACAAAATCATGGCTGAAAACACAGGACAACCACTTGAAGTCATTGAGCGTGATACAGAGCGTGATAACTTCATGTCTGCTCAAACAGCAGCTGACTACGGTTTAATCGACCGCGTCATGGAACGTGCATAA